Sequence from the Procambarus clarkii isolate CNS0578487 chromosome 2, FALCON_Pclarkii_2.0, whole genome shotgun sequence genome:
CTTGGGTAgtctttattcatttatttattctaCCTTATCCTTATTCAGATTCAAAGTATCAAACACAGTCATCTTATTTTGTACACTGAGTTTTTAGAATTACTAGGGATGCTGCCCTTAATCTTCTTAATAAGCTTTCAGGTATTATTAAATTGTATTACCATACTCACTGTACAGTAATACAATACATACAATagtataatataatacatactgTATTCTACTCACTTTGACACTTATAGATGGTTTTTATTGGGAGATTACTTGCATTTTGAACTGACATTGATACAAGGTTTTATGATTGTTTAAGATAAATGTAGAGACGTTAAGAAAGAGTGGCTAAGTTGAGGCACCACATAAAAGTAACACTGCatggccctccctccctctgtggtaGAATTGGGCTCAGGTGTGCCAGAGTCACCAATGTTGTGTGCTACACTTGACAGGCAAGCTGGGTAAGCACTGTCTGCTTCTCACACTATCCTCTCTTGAACCAGCATAGAGAAACTGAGCCAGTGCATGGAAGCTTTCCTGAGCATTTGGCCAACAGGGAGGTGGTACATTAGCTAAAATGTATTGCTTGAATTAAAGGTCGATGATTAATTAAAATGATATTTTAAATTGATTGTTTCAAGGTATAAAAAATTTTATGTAAAGTTTGTTTTTAAAGATTTTTAATTCAGTTCTGTATTTTTTATCCTCTTTAGAAATGTGAAAATATGTGGATAGACAATTACTTAGTTCCTAAAGGTCCTGTGGTAGCTGTGGTGTTGACCTACGACGACCCTCGGGTAGATCAAGTCACCTTCCATCAGTGGCCTCTTGGTGTAGCCACGTAAGTCTCTCTCTTATGTACCGTCTTAACACAATATAGCCTTTTATTTGTTATTCTCTTCAATTCTTATTGTATTGTGAATTGTCTACACTGTGATAAAAAGCTTAAGAGAGACACCTGGGTGTAACTATTTTGATAGATGGATGTCGTAAGTAACCATTTTgtgacatccatccatccatccaagtAACCAATTTGTGACCAATTcagttaggtaactgttgtgatAGACAACTAGTAAGGTGACTGTCAAGACCCCTCTTAGTTTGTCTTAGTCATGCAGATAAAAGATGAATACAATTTGACAATATtgttcagtaataataataagaatattgTCTTATATATGTCTATAAAAAAACTAGCATTTACCTGTTCTCACCAATGTCTTGTGGCAACTTGATTACGGTACTTTGCATTACAAGACGAAAAAAGGACCacaatccgtcctggaccattctcaagtcgattgtcgacttgacaatggtccaggacggaccgaaacgtcgtcgtcccgtcaccttctagtgtgtggtctggtcaacatacttcagccacgttattgtgactcatcgcctgcaaaagcaTCTCATTCCTAATTGTTTTCTTTTGCTTGCAGATATAGGCAGTTTCCAGTTATTGGTGATGATCAAATTTCTCCAGAGAGTCCTAGGAAGTTTGTCTGCAACCTTAGAGTAACCCTGCATGCAAATTCAAGCAGAATTGAGCTACATAATTTTATGAAAAATGATCCCTTTACATCTAGTCATTGTCTTATCAGCATAAGGGATAGGTAAGTCAAATGATACATAAATACATTAATGATTTGGAAGTGAAAATAAAAGTATCttgtaatgaatttttattaatGTAATTAAAAGTTATTTTCTAAAGTGTCATAATGTGAGCTTGAAGAATGAAAGGAATTGTATAAGAtggtatttgtgtatatataggttGGTTGAAATATTATGAACAGTTATGGATGGAATAGAGAAACAGTTCTGGTAAAGAGAGTTTTGTTGGTTTTTGAGGTAATGAAAATTATTTCTGTGAAATCCTTTTTTTGTATCTCCCTGAACTATAACATTGACTCCACCAAGCCTTAGGGATTTGCACTAGccttggcaacccccctccccaaaAGCCTACTGAGAATTGGGACCAGAATGTGGcacactgtgagaggtgaggggtaGCTTGGTGATcagagatgtacctaaatgtgaaaAAAATGCATATAAACTGTATAAGTGCATCTAGACAAGCAATTGCTTGAAATAAATTAGTAACCTGGAAGAAAACAATATGAACAATCATTGCCTCAAGGTAAACAACCCGGCTGTGATGTGCCTGATGTTACCAGATGGCAGCCCAGGTCAGCTGGGGTTCCTGCCAGCCACCCACCTCATTCATTGACAACTGGGACCACTTCTATGGACAATGACAAATATGCAAAggatggagtgaatttatgtagGGCAGGAGTTGTTGCTTTTCACTCCTTGTTTGTGACTACTGTTGATGGGGTTTAGTGAGGTGTAAACTGTTGGATGATAGAGGCACAGCAGTGCATTTGGCAAGATAAGATACAAAGGAGGCATactagcagggggaggggggtattgTAATTACTGTATATTAATCTTGCTGGCAACAATTACTGTATTTGCTTTGTTTTCCTCAGGACTGCTATTGTAGTAATTTCCTTGAAGCATTTGCTTTTTTGATGtggctatactgtatatatttttcttCTTGGTTTTGGGTTGATCTCTGATCCCCCCTGTCTCTGTTGGCTTTGTAGAGAGGGGCAAATTGTAGTTGTGGCTGCCGTTAGACATGGGTGGGTGTGAGAACCCTACTAGGATTCCTTAAGGCTTGACAGCCTCGGTGCTATAATTCGGTCACCTGTTGAGTCACAGTAGAAAAGGACCTCAGTTATTTCAGTATTGATACAAGATATGCTGATTTGTGTTTGGATTTAATGAAACCTATTTGCTTTGATGCTAAAAATAAATGACTTTTTAAATACATGTATAGAATAGCAAAGTGTTAAGAGTTGCAGAAAATTGTATTTGATTACCTTTGCAGTGTAATCGCTAGGTGAGCTGAATATGCTAACATCCTACATTTGTTGTGTCTATTGTGTTCTAATAATATAGGCTTTTGTTATGGATTGAGTTTGCTTTTAAAATATGAGATATTTTCAGTAATCCATTATATCCCCAATATTCATTATACTCCATATACCTATTACTGCTCCCTGTAACCATTACACCCTCTTTATCAGTTTACTTTCCTGTTCCAACCTGAGATATGTATCTAGCTGTATTTCTATTATTTGCTCACATCCCCTCTCCATAGCATCAGTTTCATGAGGTTTGGCTTATAAAGTGTGCATCCTGCGACCTTGCAGTATTATATGTAGCTGGGTAGTAATTTAATCCCATTGTGACAGTTGTGGTCAATTTTGAATAGATTATAAAAGTAAATAGTTTATAGCATGATTAGTATCAGGTTTTATGGGGGACTTTTGCTTGATTTTGGGTGCAATAGTTTTATGTAAATGATTAAAagaataattatatattaaacTACCTCCTTCATATTCAGATGGGTGCCCAATGAGACGATCGATTCTATGGATGATTACGTCAAGTCGCTTCTACAGTCAGATCTTACCCTGTGTCCTTCTGGAATGAACGCAGAAACATACAGGTATAAATATATGTTAAGGTTttctaatatatttaatatttcttAATTTGTCTCATTGAGTTCTGAATTGGTTTTCTACATTTACAGTAACACTGATCTTACAACATAGTTCCCAGTCACAATGTATTTGGGACTACTTATTTGCCTTCATAGGTTTTTTATTTACTGTATATCCTTTTAGAGGGTACGTTATCACATTGTGAGTATGCACTACCTACGTGCAGAACTAGCCACTTCACTGTCAGCAGTTTCGAATAATCACTTCACAAGACTTGGTTTTTAATGTTCTATTAAACATGGTGAATATACACTATGTTTATTAATATATATGTCTATTAACACCCTACTATTAAGATATAACTTAATTTTACTGAAAAGATAATTTACACACGTTTTTTTTGTAAAACACTCCTACCTGTGAGGTTTGCTAGCATGGAGCTCTAAAAATCAGACATGCAGTACTTCTCAAGAAATTTAATTATACTATAACACAAATCAAACATGTCAGCTGGCAATGCCTGATTTTGCATAAATATTTACCAAAAGTTGTCCAAAACTTAACTGGTGTTTCCTTTCTGTATAAGTACTGTGCAATTTTTTGTTTTCAGAGTATATGAAGCACTGTCAGCAGGCAGCACTCCAATTATTGAAGATGTTTCAACTGAGGGACACTGTGACAGCAACCCTTGGAGGCTTCTTAAACGACATGGGCCTCCTGTTATCTGGATCAAGAGCTGGGACCAGCTACCCAAAATTCTGTCAAAAGAGCGCAGGTATAGTTTTCTGTAAATTATACAGTATTTCATAAGTAATTACTGTTCATCCACATTTGGTGTGCATTTTACCAAAACAAAATTCAATTCCTCACATAATCAAGATCCTGCTTTCCTATGTTTATGATCTAGTGCAGTCGGGGCAGACCAACATTCAATACCTGAGCAACAGTAATACACAGTCAATCTCATATTGCTGCCAGAAAGTCAATTTACATTAAAACTTAGATAACCCAACccactttttttctctctccttctaATTTTATTTCTTCTTCTACACACATTAGTGTAACCCTTGACAGGATATTGTAAGTTTAATTAAGACTACAGTAATATTGGGTATCATGGACCACTACAAACATTTGACTGATTTGTTATTTACCAAGATGATGCACAGggttttgtacaaatgttattagGCGAGAGAGTTGGTAGGCACGTGTGGGTGGTGCGTAGTGGGCGAGACCAGGTTGGaggagttagtgtgtgtgtgtgagagttggTGGGTGTGATAAGAGTTATCACACCTAGTCATGGTTAACTTTCCTGAGACAGAAGGTGCGAGCACACCATAAGTGCAAGTATCATAATAACAATGTGCATAATTTTAATGATTGGTCACCAAATGAACAATCTATCATACAAATACTGTTGCATTTCGATCGTATGCATtagataaggccaaaaattgtcatactagaaaatggaagacgctcgcgaaagtgacgtactgtctcgttctctgttttgggtcctctggtaggttaggagaggagaaTTTAATTTGAGCATTTTCTTACAgttggggaaaccttaggaggacgggctgaattgaAAACATGCATTATAAAAATCATGTGCTGTATAAATGCTCTTTACTCAAGAGTTTTGTGTACTGTGCAAGTAATAAAAATCTTGAGTCTGTCTAGTGTGACAGTCTCATGAAGTGAATTGTATTGTAAAAGAGAGTGGCTACAATAGGCTGAGTAAATTGATAGAATAAGGTACATAATTCTTAGTTTAAGTAACATTTAACATAGTGCAGTTCATATTGCATTATAGATTTACTGCTGCTTTTTCTTTCAGATATAGTAAACAGTATAAAGCACTGCGTCGCTTGCGTGTGTCTCAGTGGTATGAATGGTTCAAGCTTAAGATGAGGGACAGGTTCATCTCTATTGTCACATCTTCATTACTTCAGCCAGACTGAAGAATATGAGAAGTGATGCTAGAGTTCagctcaggattttgtaaagtcATGAATTTCCAGTTACACTAGTCATGTTTTTCTGTAACAATAGACTACATAAGTTAGCTAATGGATGATATTTTCTGAAATGCAGTTGATGTTCAAGTCAAATGTCAAAGAATTAATGTGAATTTAAATGATAATGAAACTGATTGAAAAGGCACCTGAAAAGCATAACTGTTGTCAAGTCATCTCTTGCAAGGATTGATATAATATACCAAGTGTTTTATATGCAGTGTTGTTCTTTCTAAAtgtttataatttaaaataaagtACAGAACACATGCTGTGATAACAttacatgtatacatatacatatatatcaaaTAACTCTAACAATAAATATAAAATGATATTactgtatgtacatatatatggtATTGTATCTTGTCATGATATATATTTCTCACAGTGAGAAGAGttgacttataaataaacatttactgtttaaaatatatattatagggTCTAATAGTACTATTGGCTTCGTTCTTGACTCTCGATCAGGGATCCTAAGTTCAATTTcagggcgggacagaaatagttgggcacatttcctttcacctaatatattcctgtagcagtaaataggtacctggggggataagccaactgttgtggggttgcatcctgggaagggtcggTCGTTGAACCTTGGGGAAACttcgatacaagcctaaagtgtATACTGTAAAGTGATACCTCGGGTACTCGAACTTGATTTGTTCGAGAAGGCTGTTCGAATGCTGATCTGTTAAAGTACCGAATAATTTTTTCCCATAAGGAATAATTAAATTGGATTAATGCATTCCAGACCTAAAAAAAAATACACTTATAAAAGCATTTGTACTTGAATTTAACTTGAAGTTTACAGTTCCCAAAACACAATAAATAGATGAAATACATGCAAGTTTATTCTCACTTTacctgtacagtggtacctcggaatgcgattgtccctgtatgcgagattttcggaaggc
This genomic interval carries:
- the LOC123762342 gene encoding ribitol-5-phosphate xylosyltransferase 1 isoform X9, with protein sequence MQMYKGPGIILRRILLGVCLIQVVITGYLALCIFNSAYSTVKNIKSFPQLENKRKIGDNLEGEDKKTLDFDIGENQAAIVLAQQEMKPHVVQGMDVKWDDAHVRKASALINLPVVEVWSKAAVGTYLWQHILEGRESLDETVPGATIGELRMPAFVLRYRSGPGVIPDTVPHDVKNVVLVINGRTNDKVKDARQWLDHIQAWETPPVTILVMLGNEKCENMWIDNYLVPKGPVVAVVLTYDDPRVDQVTFHQWPLGVATYRQFPVIGDDQISPESPRKFVCNLRVTLHANSSRIELHNFMKNDPFTSSHCLISIRDRWVPNETIDSMDDYVKSLLQSDLTLCPSGMNAETYRVYEALSAGSTPIIEDVSTEGHCDSNPWRLLKRHGPPVIWIKSWDQLPKILSKERRYSKQYKALRRLRVSQWYEWFKLKMRDRFISIVTSSLLQPD
- the LOC123762342 gene encoding ribitol-5-phosphate xylosyltransferase 1 isoform X7; amino-acid sequence: MYFTKEVQEKSLRETHRQMYKGPGIILRRILLGVCLIQVVITGYLALCIFNSAYSTVKNIKSFPQLENKRKIGDNLEGEDKKTLDFDIGENQAAIVLAQQEMKPHVVQGMDVKWDDAHVRKASALINLPVVEVWSKAAVGTYLWQHILEGRESLDETVPGATIGELRMPAFVLRYRSGPGVIPDTVPHDVKNVVLVINGRTNDKVKDARQWLDHIQAWETPPVTILVMLGNEKCENMWIDNYLVPKGPVVAVVLTYDDPRVDQVTFHQWPLGVATYRQFPVIGDDQISPESPRKFVCNLRVTLHANSSRIELHNFMKNDPFTSSHCLISIRDRWVPNETIDSMDDYVKSLLQSDLTLCPSGMNAETYRVYEALSAGSTPIIEDVSTEGHCDSNPWRLLKRHGPPVIWIKSWDQLPKILSKERRYSKQYKALRRLRVSQWYEWFKLKMRDRFISIVTSSLLQPD
- the LOC123762342 gene encoding ribitol-5-phosphate xylosyltransferase 1 isoform X8; translated protein: MYFTKEVQEKSLRETHRMYKGPGIILRRILLGVCLIQVVITGYLALCIFNSAYSTVKNIKSFPQLENKRKIGDNLEGEDKKTLDFDIGENQAAIVLAQQEMKPHVVQGMDVKWDDAHVRKASALINLPVVEVWSKAAVGTYLWQHILEGRESLDETVPGATIGELRMPAFVLRYRSGPGVIPDTVPHDVKNVVLVINGRTNDKVKDARQWLDHIQAWETPPVTILVMLGNEKCENMWIDNYLVPKGPVVAVVLTYDDPRVDQVTFHQWPLGVATYRQFPVIGDDQISPESPRKFVCNLRVTLHANSSRIELHNFMKNDPFTSSHCLISIRDRWVPNETIDSMDDYVKSLLQSDLTLCPSGMNAETYRVYEALSAGSTPIIEDVSTEGHCDSNPWRLLKRHGPPVIWIKSWDQLPKILSKERRYSKQYKALRRLRVSQWYEWFKLKMRDRFISIVTSSLLQPD